The Thomasclavelia ramosa DSM 1402 genome includes a region encoding these proteins:
- a CDS encoding TspO/MBR family protein, with the protein MIKLKKYKYIILNLSISLGIGALSAIFTMNAMDVYQTVNLPKCSPPGYLFPIVWTFLYILIGLASYLIHRSNSKNKETALIIYYFQLLINFAWPIAFFNYQSFLLALAILITLCILVAILIKLFYQIRPLAAFLLLPYMGWILFALYLNFWIFVNN; encoded by the coding sequence GTGATAAAATTGAAAAAATACAAATATATTATATTAAATCTATCAATCTCTCTGGGAATCGGTGCTTTAAGTGCAATTTTTACAATGAATGCAATGGATGTATACCAAACAGTTAACCTTCCTAAGTGCTCTCCGCCTGGATATCTATTCCCAATCGTTTGGACATTTCTTTATATTTTAATCGGTTTAGCAAGTTATCTAATTCATCGAAGTAATAGTAAAAATAAAGAAACTGCTCTTATTATTTATTATTTTCAACTACTGATTAATTTTGCATGGCCTATCGCTTTTTTTAATTACCAAAGTTTTTTATTAGCACTAGCAATATTGATTACACTATGTATTCTAGTTGCTATTCTTATCAAATTATTTTATCAAATCCGTCCTTTAGCAGCTTTTTTATTACTTCCTTACATGGGTTGGATACTTTTTGCCTTATATTTAAATTTTTGGATTTTTGTAAATAATTAA
- a CDS encoding exodeoxyribonuclease III: protein MKLVSWNVNGIRACITKGFYDVLKESKADIFCVQETKMQEGQIELEKHGYYTYMNSAEKKGYSGTLVFSKEKPLNYSYGIGIEEHDHEGRVVTLEYEKFYLVNCYTPNSQNELKRLDYRMHWEDDFLAYLKSLEKSKPVILCGDLNVAHQEIDLKNPKTNRKNAGFSDEERAKMTNLLENGFIDTYRYLYPDQEGVYSWWSYRFNARKNNAGWRIDYFIVSDCLKEGIKEAFICTDILGSDHCPVGLEIDL, encoded by the coding sequence ATGAAATTAGTATCATGGAATGTTAATGGAATTAGAGCCTGTATTACAAAAGGGTTCTATGATGTTTTAAAAGAAAGTAAAGCAGATATTTTTTGTGTCCAAGAAACAAAGATGCAAGAAGGTCAAATTGAATTAGAAAAGCATGGATATTATACTTATATGAATAGTGCTGAAAAAAAGGGTTATAGTGGAACTTTAGTGTTTTCTAAAGAAAAACCATTAAATTATAGTTATGGAATTGGTATCGAAGAACATGACCATGAAGGCCGCGTTGTTACGCTTGAGTATGAAAAATTTTATTTAGTCAATTGTTATACTCCTAATAGCCAAAATGAATTGAAACGATTGGACTATCGGATGCATTGGGAAGATGATTTTCTTGCATACTTGAAGTCTTTGGAGAAGAGTAAACCGGTTATTTTATGTGGTGATTTAAATGTAGCCCATCAAGAAATTGATTTAAAGAATCCTAAAACGAATCGTAAAAATGCAGGTTTTTCTGATGAAGAGAGAGCTAAGATGACAAATTTATTAGAAAATGGTTTTATAGATACGTATCGATATTTATATCCTGATCAAGAAGGTGTTTATTCTTGGTGGTCATATCGATTTAATGCCCGTAAGAATAATGCTGGATGGCGGATTGATTATTTTATTGTTTCAGATTGTTTAAAAGAAGGGATAAAAGAAGCGTTTATTTGTACTGATATTTTGGGCAGTGATCATTGCCCCGTTGGATTAGAAATAGATTTATAA
- a CDS encoding sodium-dependent transporter, with product METKHKRSSFSGRLGYVMAVAGSAVGLGNIWRFPYLAAKYGGGTFLFTYFILAITFGFALLISETALGRKTKKSPIAAYKQLGAKKLQFGGWLNAIVPMLIVPYYCVVGGWVCKYLFEFITNNSASLVSDTYFTGFSSSTLQPVIWLLVFAGMVFGVVMLGVEKGIEKCSKVLMPALVAMALFIALYALFTPGAIEGVKYYLIPDFSRFSIMTVVAAMGQMFYSLSIGMGILFTYGSYMKREIDMEQSITQVEIMDTLIAFLAGLMIIPAVFAFSGGNPDTLNAGPSLMFITMPKVFASMSFGNIIGLVFFLLVLFAALTSAISLMECCVSIIQDRYDFSRKKCCVLIFGGIALLGIPCSLGFGVLDFITPLGLSILDFFDFMTNSIMMPISAACTCLLIIKVTGFKTVTDEVEYSSKFKRKKAYLFCMKYVVVPGLLIILISSVLSTMGIISI from the coding sequence ATGGAAACAAAACACAAGCGAAGTAGCTTTTCTGGTCGCCTGGGCTATGTTATGGCAGTAGCTGGTTCTGCTGTCGGGCTCGGGAATATTTGGCGTTTCCCTTATTTAGCAGCTAAATATGGTGGAGGTACTTTTTTATTCACATATTTTATTTTAGCGATTACCTTTGGTTTTGCTTTGCTAATTAGTGAAACTGCCTTGGGAAGAAAAACAAAAAAGAGCCCGATTGCAGCCTATAAACAATTGGGTGCAAAAAAACTTCAATTTGGTGGTTGGCTAAATGCCATCGTGCCAATGCTCATCGTACCTTACTACTGTGTTGTTGGGGGATGGGTTTGTAAATATTTATTTGAATTTATTACAAACAATTCTGCCAGCTTAGTTAGTGATACCTATTTTACTGGTTTTTCATCTTCAACACTACAGCCTGTCATCTGGTTACTTGTCTTTGCTGGAATGGTATTTGGCGTAGTTATGCTAGGTGTTGAAAAAGGAATTGAAAAATGCAGTAAAGTATTAATGCCTGCTTTAGTTGCAATGGCTCTATTCATTGCTTTATATGCATTATTTACACCTGGTGCTATTGAAGGGGTTAAATACTATTTAATTCCTGACTTCTCGCGTTTTTCAATCATGACAGTAGTAGCGGCTATGGGACAAATGTTCTATTCGTTGTCTATCGGGATGGGAATTTTATTTACATATGGTTCATATATGAAACGTGAAATTGATATGGAACAATCAATTACTCAAGTAGAGATAATGGATACATTAATTGCCTTTCTAGCAGGTTTAATGATTATCCCCGCAGTATTTGCTTTTTCTGGTGGAAATCCAGATACACTAAACGCCGGTCCTTCCTTAATGTTTATTACAATGCCAAAAGTATTTGCCAGTATGTCATTTGGTAACATTATTGGATTAGTATTCTTTTTATTAGTACTGTTTGCAGCATTAACTTCAGCAATTTCATTAATGGAATGTTGTGTTTCAATTATTCAAGATCGATATGATTTTTCAAGAAAAAAATGCTGTGTTCTTATTTTTGGAGGAATTGCTTTATTAGGTATTCCATGTTCACTTGGATTTGGTGTTTTAGATTTCATTACACCGCTTGGTTTAAGTATTCTTGATTTCTTTGATTTTATGACAAACTCAATCATGATGCCAATTTCTGCAGCTTGTACATGTCTACTTATCATCAAAGTAACCGGTTTTAAAACAGTTACTGACGAAGTTGAATACAGTTCTAAATTCAAGCGTAAAAAAGCTTATCTATTTTGTATGAAATATGTTGTTGTCCCTGGCCTATTAATAATATTAATTAGTTCAGTCTTATCAACAATGGGGATTATTTCAATTTAA
- a CDS encoding amidohydrolase, with protein MKKIYYNGDILTMENSDYEAIYVEDGVIKKCGNYSEIKNLVCADTEFIDLQGKCLMPSFIDSHSHVVSLASTLKLVDLSKATSIAQIIQCFKNYIEENNPTSEEMLIGFGYDHNFLKEQCHPTASDLDKISTTNPIMMAHASGHMGVVNTKTMQLLGLTDQINDPVGGKYGRDEDGHLNGYLEEQAFITIASQGSKENKNLKTQILDALKIYASYGITTVQEGYMKQHEFDLLNSLATENKLFLDVVGYVDIKNNYSLYRDNQQYHHYLNHFKLGGYKLFLDGSPQGKTAWLSKPYENSGDYCGYPIYLDSDVKKFVDMAINDKAQLLTHCNGDAASNQLLDAFNDQYTPLRPVMIHSQTLRPDQLPRLKSIGMIPSFFIAHIYYWGDIHRRNLGQRAESISCVHSALKLDLPYTFHQDTPVIEPNMLETIWCAVKRQTKNGVTLGTDEQISVYNALKGVTINAAYQYFEEHLKGSIKEGKKADLLILDRNPCKVAIEEIRQIKIIETIKDGITIYKKDI; from the coding sequence ATGAAAAAAATATATTATAATGGTGATATTCTAACGATGGAAAATAGTGATTATGAAGCTATTTATGTAGAAGATGGTGTGATTAAAAAATGTGGTAATTATTCTGAAATAAAAAATCTAGTCTGTGCTGATACTGAGTTCATTGATTTACAAGGAAAATGTTTAATGCCCTCTTTTATTGATAGTCATAGTCATGTTGTTTCTTTAGCAAGTACACTTAAACTTGTTGATTTAAGTAAAGCAACAAGTATTGCTCAAATTATTCAATGTTTTAAAAATTATATTGAAGAAAATAATCCTACTTCAGAAGAAATGTTAATAGGTTTTGGCTATGATCATAATTTTCTCAAAGAACAATGCCATCCTACTGCAAGTGATTTAGATAAAATTTCTACCACTAATCCAATTATGATGGCTCATGCATCAGGTCATATGGGTGTAGTCAATACTAAAACAATGCAGCTACTAGGACTAACTGATCAAATTAACGATCCTGTCGGTGGTAAATACGGACGTGATGAGGATGGTCATTTAAATGGTTATCTTGAGGAACAAGCTTTTATTACGATTGCAAGCCAAGGAAGCAAGGAAAATAAAAATTTAAAAACACAAATCCTTGATGCCTTAAAAATCTATGCTAGCTATGGAATCACAACTGTGCAAGAGGGATATATGAAACAGCATGAATTTGATTTATTGAACTCTTTGGCGACAGAAAATAAATTATTTCTCGATGTTGTAGGTTATGTTGATATTAAAAATAATTATTCTTTATATCGGGATAATCAACAATATCATCATTACTTAAATCATTTTAAACTAGGCGGTTATAAGTTATTTCTAGATGGTTCTCCACAAGGAAAAACCGCCTGGTTATCTAAGCCATATGAAAATAGTGGTGACTATTGTGGATATCCGATCTACTTAGATTCAGATGTTAAAAAATTCGTAGATATGGCTATTAATGATAAAGCGCAACTACTAACTCATTGTAACGGTGATGCTGCTTCCAATCAACTACTTGATGCCTTTAATGATCAGTACACACCTCTACGCCCTGTAATGATTCATAGTCAAACCTTAAGACCAGATCAACTACCGCGGCTAAAAAGCATTGGAATGATTCCTAGTTTCTTCATTGCTCATATCTATTATTGGGGTGATATTCACCGCCGTAATCTTGGACAACGTGCTGAATCTATTTCTTGTGTTCATAGTGCTTTAAAATTAGATTTACCTTATACCTTCCATCAAGATACCCCTGTTATTGAGCCAAACATGTTAGAAACGATTTGGTGTGCTGTAAAACGCCAAACCAAAAACGGGGTTACTTTGGGGACAGATGAACAAATATCTGTCTACAATGCATTAAAAGGAGTAACAATTAATGCCGCTTATCAATATTTTGAAGAACACTTGAAAGGGTCTATTAAAGAAGGAAAAAAAGCTGATCTTTTAATCCTTGATCGTAATCCTTGCAAAGTTGCAATCGAGGAAATTCGTCAGATTAAGATCATTGAGACAATTAAAGATGGTATTACAATATATAAAAAAGATATCTAA
- a CDS encoding CoA-binding protein encodes MNAKDILTHYQNFAVIGVTTNPDKFGYKIYQRLNEIEKTVYGVSPIYKEIDGKSTFPNLTAIKNKIDVAVFVVSPKFGIDYIKECNQLNIKHIWLQPGTYNDDLISLINENNLNYYQNCVLIESQDL; translated from the coding sequence ATGAATGCTAAAGATATCTTAACTCATTATCAAAATTTTGCAGTAATCGGTGTAACGACAAATCCTGATAAATTTGGCTACAAGATTTATCAACGTTTAAATGAAATAGAAAAAACTGTGTATGGGGTTTCACCTATTTATAAAGAAATTGATGGAAAGTCAACTTTTCCCAATCTAACTGCCATTAAAAATAAAATTGACGTTGCTGTGTTTGTTGTTAGTCCAAAATTTGGAATAGATTATATTAAAGAATGTAACCAGCTTAATATCAAACATATCTGGTTACAGCCAGGTACTTATAATGATGATTTGATTTCTTTGATTAATGAAAATAATCTTAATTATTATCAAAATTGTGTTTTAATAGAAAGTCAAGATTTATAA
- a CDS encoding PadR family transcriptional regulator, with protein MKDITEILKGILEGCVLEIINQEETYGYEITRRLNQLGFTEVVEGTVYTILVRLEKSGLVKIQKKLSKMGPPRKFYSLNESGREKLRLFWTKWEFMTDKLNELKESGKNE; from the coding sequence TTGAAGGATATAACAGAGATATTAAAAGGAATATTAGAAGGCTGTGTTTTAGAAATAATTAATCAAGAAGAAACATATGGATATGAGATTACAAGACGACTCAATCAGTTAGGATTTACAGAGGTTGTGGAAGGAACAGTTTATACTATATTAGTTAGGCTTGAAAAGAGTGGATTAGTTAAGATTCAAAAAAAGTTGTCTAAAATGGGACCTCCAAGAAAATTTTATTCTTTAAATGAAAGTGGACGTGAAAAATTACGACTCTTTTGGACAAAATGGGAATTTATGACTGATAAACTTAATGAATTAAAGGAGAGTGGTAAAAATGAATAA